CGGCAGCGATTCGGCGGCCGGCGCTTCGACGATTTCCGCTTCGGCAGGCTCCACGGCAGCCGGTGCGGATGCCACCGGAGTCGTTTCGGCCACGCCGGCGCCCTGGTCCGCAACAGCGGCGACAGGCGCCCCCTCGACAGCCTCGATCGCGGCGGCGGCGGCAGCCACCGGCTCGACCGGTGCCGGCGCCTGCGGCGCTTTCGGCGTTTCCGCCGAGGCCGCCACTTCTTCGCGGGCAGCCACGTCGGCCTGCTCGATCACCACGGCGTCGGTTGCCTTGAGGATGTCGCCTTCGGCGGTACCGGCGGCGAACTCGTCGCCGGATTCCTCGATGCCTTCGGCGCCTTCGCGCTCGCGGCGGTTACGGTTGCGGCCACCGCGGCGGCGGCGGCGGCGCGGCTCGTCGCCGCCTTCGCCCGCTTCCAGTTCCTCGCCATCCGGACCGATGCCGGCAGCCGGTTTCGCCAGCTCCGGGCTGTCGGACAACGGCGCCGCGGATGGTGCGCTGGCGGCGATGCCGGTGCCGGTGCCGACCGGACCAACGCCGGCCGCGGCCAGCGCCAGTTCATCGGCCTTTGCTTCGGCCGGCTGGGCCCTGGCTTCACGCGGCTCGCGCGGCGGACGCGGCTCGCGGCCTTCGCGCGGCGGACGTTCCGCCCGTTCCGGGCGCTCGGCACGCTCGGCACGCGGCACGGCAACGCCTTCCACGCTTTCCTTGTCGGCTTTTTCCAGGTACTTGTCGGTGGCTTTCTCGACCGAGAATTTCTCGGCAGAGAATTTTTCACCCGGCTTTTCGCCGAACTTTTCCACTTTCTCACGCGGTTCGCGCGGCGGACGGGGCGGACGGGCCGGGCGCGCTTCCGCTGCCGGCTTGGCGGCCTCGTCGCGGACACCCGGTTCGCGGTCTTTCGGGCCACGCGGGCCACGGGCACGCGGGCCACGGCCATTCTTGTCGGCACGGTCAAGCGGTGCAACGGCCGGTTTCGTCACGATCGCCGGCGCAGCCGGCGCCGCCGGTTCGTCGGTCTTGCCGGTGAAGAAGGACACCAGTTTCGAGAAGAAACCTTTTTCGGCCGGGGCAGGTGCCGCGACCGGCGCCGGCGCTGCCGGCTTGGCCGCTTCCGGTGCCGGCGTACGGTCCACGATCGGCGCAGGCTGGCTCGGGGTGATGGTCTTGACCACCGCTTCCTGGCGCGGCTTCTGCTCTTCCTTCTGGCGCTTGGCGAAGCCCATGTCGGTTTCCGCCTGCTCGGCCATCGAATAGCTGGCAGGGGCTTCTTCCAGGCGCGGATCGTCGTGCTTGATGCGCTCGAGCTTGTAGTGCGGCGTATCGAGGTGCTTGTTCGGCACCAGGATCACGGTGATGCGGTGGCGGTTCTCGATCTTGAGCACTTCGCCGCGCTTCTCGTTGAGCAGGAAGGCGGCCACGTCGACCGGCACCTGCACGTGGATCGCGGCGCTGTTTTCCTTCATCGCCTCTTCCTGGATGATGCGCAGCACCTGCAGGGCGGACGATTCGGTGTCGCGTATATGGCCGGTGCCGGAGCAGCGCGGGCACGTCACGTGCGAACCTTCGGACAGCGAAGGGCGCAGGCGCTGGCGCGACAGTTCCATCAGGCCGAAGCGGGAGATCTTGCCCATCTGCACACGTGCACGGTCGTGGTGCAGCGCATCCTTCAGGCGCTGTTCCACTTCGCGCTGGTTCTTCGACACTTCCATGTCGATGAAGTCGATCACGATCAGGCCGCCCAGGTCGCGCAGGCGCAACTGGCGTGCCACTTCCTCGGCCGCTTCGCAGTTGGTATTGAACGCGGTGGTTTCGATGTCGGAACCGCGGGTGGCGCGGGCCGAGTTGACGTCCACGGAAACCAGTGCTTCGGTGTGGTCGATCACGATGGCGCCGCCGGAAGGCAGCGGCACGGTGCGGCTGTACGCCGTTTCGATCTGGTGTTCGATCTGGAAGCGGGAGAACAGCGGCACGTCGTCGCTGTAGCGCTTCACGCGGTGCACCATGTCGGGCATCACGTGGCTCATGAACTGGTGCGCCTGTTCGTAGATCTCGTCCGTGTCGATCAGGATCTCGCCGATATCGGGCTGGTAGTAGTCGCGGATCGCGCGGATCACGAGCGACGATTCCTGGTAGATCAGGAACGCGCCGTTGGCGGACTTGGACGCGCCTTCGATCGCGCGCCACAGCTGCATCAGGTAATTCAGGTCCCACTGCAGTTCATCGACATTGCGGCCGATGCCGGCGGTGCGGGCGATCACGGACATGCCTTGCGGCAGGTCCAGCTTGTCCATCGTTTCGCGCAGTTCCTGGCGTTCCTCGCCTTCCACGCGCCGGGAAACACCACCGCCGCGCGGATTGTTCGGCATCAGCACCAGGTAGCGGCCGGCCAGCGAGATGAACGAGGTCAGGGCGGCGCCCTTGTTGCCGCGTTCTTCCTTCTCCACCTGCACCACGATTTCCTGGCCTTCGCGCAGCGCATCCTTGATGGTGGCGTTGCGCACGTCGCAGCCTTCACGGAAGTAGCTGCGGGCCACCTCCTTGAACGGCAGGAAGCCGTGGCGATCCTCGCCGTAGCTGACGAAGCAGGCTTCCAGCGATGGTTCGATGCGGGTGATCACGCCTTTGTAGATATTGGACTTGCGCTGCTCCCGTCCAGCCGTTTCGATGTCGATGTCGATCAGTTTCTGACCGTCGACAATGGCCACGCGCAGCTCTTCCTGCTGCGTAGCGTTGAACAACATGCGTTTCATTTTTTATTTGACTCCGCGGCCCATGGGCCGAGTTGAGCCGCTCAAGCTCCAGGAACCCGAGCGGCAACCGTACAAGGATATACGCGGAATTAAGGAGGCTGCGGGGAAATGCCTCGTCGTGCGGCAGCGCGCAGGCGCAGCTGCCACAGTGGGCGCATGAGGCTGATCGTCATGCCGAGTTCGCACCACCTGCAACTCATCCTGTCCGGCCCCTGCATGGTGGCGGGGCCGCGGAGAATGCGGGCGTGCGCAAATGGTCGAGCCGGGCATCTTGTGTGGTGCCCGGCGAAAACGGCAAGCGTTATCAGCTCCATCAACCGGCAAGCAACGACTCTGTGCTTGCTTGCCGGATTTATCCTAACGATCCAGCCAATCTAATTCCAGCATCCGTCCACCAACCCGATGACAACATTGGTTGCCACCCTGATCCGTGCCCGGCTGTGCGTATACGTTTATTTCCGCTGAATTTGCATTCCGCGAGGCCAGCGGATGCGCCCCTGTGTAGAATCGTGGTTTTCTTCTTACACTGCAACAGCAGGCCAGCACTACTTTAGTGCTGTATTGCTACGGCGAATTGATTATATATTCAAAATGAAGGACTTAGAGAGATTTTCTGGGAAGCCAATCCAAAAGGGCCGGCCACAAGCCGCGGAGCCTTCCCCCCAAACAGTCCTGCCACAAGCACAATTCGTGACGATCGGCGAAGAAGAGGCCGGTCAGCGTATCGATAACTACCTGTTGCGTATTTGCAAAGGCGTTCCGAAGAGCCACGTCTATCGCATCCTGCGTTCCGGCGAAGTCCGGGTCAACAAGGGCCGCATCGACCAGCTGTATCGCCTGGTGGCCGGCGACATCGTCCGGATTCCCCCGGTACGTATCGCGGAGAAGCCGGACAATGGCGCACCGGCAGCGGAGTTTCCCATCATTTTCGAGGATGCGCACCTGCTCGTCATCGACAAGCCGGCCGGCGTGGCGGTGCATGGCGGTTCCGGCGTGTCGTTCGGCGTGATCGAGCAATTGCGCGCCGCCCGGCCGGACGCGAAGTTCCTGGAACTCGTACACCGGCTGGACCGGGAAACTTCCGGCCTGCTGCTGCTGGCGAAAAAACGCACCGCCCTGACCAACCTGCATGAACAGATGCGCGACGGCGAGACGGACAAGCGCTATCTCGCGCTGGCCACCGGCGACTGGAAAAACAAGCGCCAGCACGTCAAGGCCCCGCTGCACAAGTATACGACGGGCGATGGCGAGCGCCGCGTCGCGGTGAAGGAGGATGGCATGCCGTCGCATACCGTGTTTACACTGCTGAAGAAATTCCCGGAATTCGCCTTGCTGGAGGCCGAACTGAAAACCGGCCGTACGCACCAGATCCGGGTGCATTTGCAGTCCACCGGTTTTCCGATCGCCGGCGACGACAAATATGGCGACTTTGCGCTGAACAAGGCACTGCAAAAACGCAGCGTGCCGTTGAGGCGCATGTTCCTGCACGCGCACCAGATCACGTTCCGCCACCCCGACAGCGGGAAAATCGTCACGCTGAACGCGCCCCTTGCCCCCGAATGCGAAAGATTCTTGGTAAGCTTGGGCCAACCCGATAACTCTGCTCTGCAATAACGGGCATATCAATACACGGAGCCGGCCTGGCCGGAGCACATGGCAAGAAAGCAATTTGACCTGATCGTTTTCGATTGGGACGGCACCCTGATGGACAGTACGGCAACGATCGTGAAAAGCATCCAGTCGGCGGCAAAGGATCTCGGCCTGCCGGTGCCGTCGCGCGAGCGCGCATCGCACGTGATCGGCCTGGGCCTTTCCGAAGCCATGCAGGTGGCGCTCGGTCCGGACGTGGACGCGAAATACTATCCGCGCATGGTGGAGCGCTACCGTTACCACTATCTCACCAAGGATGGGGAACTCACGCTGTTCGACGGCGTGGCGGAAATGCTCACCGAACTGTCGCAGCAGGGCTATTTCCTGGCCGTGGCCACCGGCAAGAGCCGCGTGGGGCTCAATCGCGCACTGGATGCGGCAAAGCTGCTCACCACGTTCCACGCCACGCGCTGCGCGGACGAAACGTTCTCCAAGCCGCACCCGGCCATGCTGCAGGAACTGACCCGCGAGTTGGGCCAGGACCTGCGCCGCACGGTGATGATCGGCGACACCACGCACGACCTGCTGATGGCGCAGAACGCCGGCTCGGCCGGCATCGCCGTGGAGTATGGCGCACACCCGGTCGACCAGCTGCATGCGTGCCGCCCGCTGTTCTCGGCGAAAAACGTGCCCGAGCTGCATGCGTGGCTGGGCGCCAACGCCTGATGGACATGTCCCGGACAGCACCGATACCCACATCGAAGGACGCAGGCAAGCACGGGGGCCGGCCGTGAGCACCGATATCCTGATCTGCGCGGCCGACGCGGTGGCGGAGGGCGGCAAGGGCATCCGCTTTGCCGTGCTGGCCGGCGGCGAGCCGGCCACGGCATTCGTCATACGGCATGGCGGCACGCCGTATGCCTACCTGAACCGGTGCGCGCACGTGCCGATCGAGCTGGACTGGAATGAAGGCGACTTCTTCGAATCATCCGGGCTGTACCTGATGTGCTCCACGCACGGTGCCGTGTATATTCCCAGCAGCGGCCAGTGCGCGGGCGGTCCGTGCCGCGGCGGCCGGTTGCGGCCGGTGGCATTGGCCGAGCGCGACGGCAACCTGTACTGGCAACCGGACGATTATATCCGCCCTCCAACAACTGTTTTATGAGCAACGAAATCAACGACACGCCGGGCAGCCTGCCCCCTGAGCCGCTGCGCGCGGACACCCCGCCCATCAAGTGGGAACGCGAAGTGCTTGAAAAGCTCGTGTTCGCCACGATCAAGGAGCAGCGCGCCAACCGCCGCTGGAGCATCTTCTACAAGGTGGCACTGCTGCTGCTGGTGTTCTTCGCGATCGCCAGCTACTTCGAGGTGGACCTGTTCGGCGGCGAAGGCGACGTGGGCCGCCATACCGCGCTGGTCGAAATCGAGGGCGATATCGAATCCCAGGGCAGCGGCGCGGCCTCGGTCGTCATCCCCGCGCTGAACAAGGCGTTCGCGGACAATGGCTCGGTTGCCGTCGTGCTGCACATTAACAGCCCGGGCGGCAGCCCCGTGCAGGCCGGCATGATCGTCGACGAGATCCGCCGCCTGCGCCAGGGCTACCCGGAAAAGCCGCTGTATGTGGTGGTCGACGAGATCTGCGCCTCGGGCGGTTATTACATTGCCGCCGCCGCGGACAAGATCTACGTCAACAAGGCCAGCATCATCGGTTCGATCGGCGTATTGATGGATGGCTTCGGGTTTACCGGCACGATGGAGAAGCTCGGCGTCGAACGGCGCCTGCTCACGGCGGGTGCGAACAAGGGGTTCATGGACCCGTTCACTCCGCTATCGGAAAAGCAGAAGCAGCACGCGCAGGCAATGCTGAACGAAATCCACCAGCAGTTCATCGAAACCGTGCGCGCCGGCCGCGGCAAGCGCCTGCAGGAAACGCCCGAAACGTTTTCCGGCTCGTTCTGGACTGGCGCGCGGGCGATCGACATGGGCCTGGCGGATGAGCTCGGCAGTGTCGACAGCGTGGCGCGCGACGTGGTGAAGGCCGAAGACATCATCGACTACACCCAGCACGAAGGCTTGCCGGAGCGGGTGCTGAA
Above is a window of Pseudoduganella dura DNA encoding:
- a CDS encoding S49 family peptidase, translated to MSNEINDTPGSLPPEPLRADTPPIKWEREVLEKLVFATIKEQRANRRWSIFYKVALLLLVFFAIASYFEVDLFGGEGDVGRHTALVEIEGDIESQGSGAASVVIPALNKAFADNGSVAVVLHINSPGGSPVQAGMIVDEIRRLRQGYPEKPLYVVVDEICASGGYYIAAAADKIYVNKASIIGSIGVLMDGFGFTGTMEKLGVERRLLTAGANKGFMDPFTPLSEKQKQHAQAMLNEIHQQFIETVRAGRGKRLQETPETFSGSFWTGARAIDMGLADELGSVDSVARDVVKAEDIIDYTQHEGLPERVLKKFGAAVGSGAMKAAVQAGVPAFR
- a CDS encoding Rieske (2Fe-2S) protein; translated protein: MSTDILICAADAVAEGGKGIRFAVLAGGEPATAFVIRHGGTPYAYLNRCAHVPIELDWNEGDFFESSGLYLMCSTHGAVYIPSSGQCAGGPCRGGRLRPVALAERDGNLYWQPDDYIRPPTTVL
- a CDS encoding HAD-IIIA family hydrolase is translated as MARKQFDLIVFDWDGTLMDSTATIVKSIQSAAKDLGLPVPSRERASHVIGLGLSEAMQVALGPDVDAKYYPRMVERYRYHYLTKDGELTLFDGVAEMLTELSQQGYFLAVATGKSRVGLNRALDAAKLLTTFHATRCADETFSKPHPAMLQELTRELGQDLRRTVMIGDTTHDLLMAQNAGSAGIAVEYGAHPVDQLHACRPLFSAKNVPELHAWLGANA
- a CDS encoding Rne/Rng family ribonuclease yields the protein MKRMLFNATQQEELRVAIVDGQKLIDIDIETAGREQRKSNIYKGVITRIEPSLEACFVSYGEDRHGFLPFKEVARSYFREGCDVRNATIKDALREGQEIVVQVEKEERGNKGAALTSFISLAGRYLVLMPNNPRGGGVSRRVEGEERQELRETMDKLDLPQGMSVIARTAGIGRNVDELQWDLNYLMQLWRAIEGASKSANGAFLIYQESSLVIRAIRDYYQPDIGEILIDTDEIYEQAHQFMSHVMPDMVHRVKRYSDDVPLFSRFQIEHQIETAYSRTVPLPSGGAIVIDHTEALVSVDVNSARATRGSDIETTAFNTNCEAAEEVARQLRLRDLGGLIVIDFIDMEVSKNQREVEQRLKDALHHDRARVQMGKISRFGLMELSRQRLRPSLSEGSHVTCPRCSGTGHIRDTESSALQVLRIIQEEAMKENSAAIHVQVPVDVAAFLLNEKRGEVLKIENRHRITVILVPNKHLDTPHYKLERIKHDDPRLEEAPASYSMAEQAETDMGFAKRQKEEQKPRQEAVVKTITPSQPAPIVDRTPAPEAAKPAAPAPVAAPAPAEKGFFSKLVSFFTGKTDEPAAPAAPAIVTKPAVAPLDRADKNGRGPRARGPRGPKDREPGVRDEAAKPAAEARPARPPRPPREPREKVEKFGEKPGEKFSAEKFSVEKATDKYLEKADKESVEGVAVPRAERAERPERAERPPREGREPRPPREPREARAQPAEAKADELALAAAGVGPVGTGTGIAASAPSAAPLSDSPELAKPAAGIGPDGEELEAGEGGDEPRRRRRRGGRNRNRREREGAEGIEESGDEFAAGTAEGDILKATDAVVIEQADVAAREEVAASAETPKAPQAPAPVEPVAAAAAAIEAVEGAPVAAVADQGAGVAETTPVASAPAAVEPAEAEIVEAPAAESLPPVTANVATAVAPVAIEPAEAEIVEAPAAEPLPPVTADAATAAAPVAIEPAEAEIVEAPAAEPLPAAAREAITAEPAAEPAAAPAADLAPAPAAKPADVDLVPVVEAAVVIPAGAEIATAEAVSIEAVATQPVPVATPAEAAAPAPAAAPAKPAASKDLQSILEAAGLQMAATDPAKLRAAQEAAAQEEAPVRVRRTRKPAPQVADEPLVQVDTRR
- a CDS encoding RluA family pseudouridine synthase yields the protein MKDLERFSGKPIQKGRPQAAEPSPQTVLPQAQFVTIGEEEAGQRIDNYLLRICKGVPKSHVYRILRSGEVRVNKGRIDQLYRLVAGDIVRIPPVRIAEKPDNGAPAAEFPIIFEDAHLLVIDKPAGVAVHGGSGVSFGVIEQLRAARPDAKFLELVHRLDRETSGLLLLAKKRTALTNLHEQMRDGETDKRYLALATGDWKNKRQHVKAPLHKYTTGDGERRVAVKEDGMPSHTVFTLLKKFPEFALLEAELKTGRTHQIRVHLQSTGFPIAGDDKYGDFALNKALQKRSVPLRRMFLHAHQITFRHPDSGKIVTLNAPLAPECERFLVSLGQPDNSALQ